Proteins from a genomic interval of Leptospira bandrabouensis:
- a CDS encoding diaminopimelate decarboxylase, producing the protein MTSIEKLKFLKEDQVRSLAKEFGTPLFVYSEKEIEQKCDEALAFPNAFGLQVRYAMKANPNSNILQIMKKKGILIDASSEHEVVRALHFGFKPESIMLTSQEFPKAFTELIGKGVKFNACSLRQLEAFGKAFPGKSVSIRFNPGLGSGHTKKTDVGGVTSSFGIWHEKLNEVKAIVEKYKIVVEKVHTHIGSGSDPEVWKAVAKYTLEYAEAFPTVTVVSLGGGYKVGRMEDEKSTDLQKIGAPVKPQFEEFAEKHGRKLILEIEPGTYLVALCGALLTTVDDLVDTGPKGFRFMKLDAGMDSNTRPSLYGARHPLVTVKKDGGVPKSNEEYVVVGHCCESGDVFTQKEGGEPITRLMGEAEVGDYVVMEAVGAYCAGMSTKNYNSFPETAEVLLRTNGETKLIRKKEPVLEIFRNEILVVE; encoded by the coding sequence ATGACATCAATCGAAAAACTAAAGTTTTTGAAAGAAGACCAAGTACGGTCTTTAGCAAAAGAATTCGGCACGCCACTCTTTGTCTATTCCGAGAAAGAAATTGAACAAAAATGTGACGAGGCTTTGGCATTTCCCAATGCTTTTGGCTTACAAGTCCGTTATGCCATGAAGGCAAATCCCAATTCCAATATCCTTCAGATCATGAAAAAGAAAGGTATCCTGATCGATGCTTCCTCGGAACATGAAGTGGTGCGTGCCCTCCACTTTGGATTCAAACCAGAATCCATCATGCTCACTTCCCAAGAGTTTCCCAAAGCCTTCACCGAACTGATAGGAAAAGGGGTAAAGTTCAATGCTTGTTCCCTTCGCCAACTTGAAGCCTTCGGAAAGGCCTTTCCTGGAAAATCGGTTTCCATCCGTTTCAATCCGGGACTTGGTTCGGGTCATACCAAAAAAACCGATGTAGGGGGAGTTACATCTTCCTTTGGAATTTGGCATGAAAAACTCAACGAAGTCAAAGCCATCGTAGAAAAATACAAAATCGTTGTGGAAAAAGTCCATACTCATATTGGTTCGGGAAGTGACCCAGAAGTTTGGAAGGCCGTAGCCAAATACACTTTAGAATATGCAGAAGCGTTTCCCACAGTCACTGTTGTGAGCCTTGGTGGTGGTTACAAAGTTGGAAGAATGGAAGATGAAAAATCTACCGACTTACAAAAGATTGGTGCTCCTGTAAAACCCCAATTTGAAGAATTTGCCGAAAAACACGGAAGAAAACTCATTTTAGAAATTGAACCGGGAACATACCTTGTTGCACTTTGTGGGGCACTTCTTACAACCGTCGACGACCTAGTGGACACTGGCCCTAAAGGTTTTCGTTTTATGAAACTCGATGCAGGTATGGATTCCAACACAAGACCATCGTTATACGGTGCAAGACACCCTCTTGTCACAGTAAAAAAAGATGGGGGAGTTCCTAAATCTAACGAAGAATATGTGGTGGTCGGTCACTGTTGTGAATCAGGAGATGTGTTTACCCAAAAAGAAGGGGGAGAACCTATCACTAGACTCATGGGAGAAGCCGAAGTCGGTGACTACGTTGTGATGGAAGCTGTGGGTGCGTATTGTGCGGGAATGTCGACAAAGAACTATAATAGTTTTCCAGAAACGGCAGAGGTTTTACTTCGCACAAATGGAGAAACAAAACTGATTCGTAAAAAAGAACCAGTTCTTGAAATCTTTCGCAATGAAATCCTCGTAGTCGAATGA
- a CDS encoding IspD/TarI family cytidylyltransferase, which produces MNNLYGVLLAGGTGTRMGTEVPKQFLKVRGESLLRHSVKRFRKFGLIKSITVVSHPDWILETEKELDDLLEGNDRIVLGGESRHLSTLCGLQSISYDTKDIIFIHDVARPNFKQNELYQLVEQTKIFGGASLVAKSTESLVRVRLHTNYTEEPLKRDEVYSVKTPQSIAGFMIQELLAEGLDSDLKKHPTDLCTWMGNRRVGIVETDFHNIKVTSPGDAELAESLFWEDLPSVE; this is translated from the coding sequence ATGAACAATTTGTACGGTGTCCTACTGGCAGGTGGGACAGGCACTCGCATGGGAACGGAAGTTCCCAAACAGTTTTTAAAAGTGAGGGGAGAGTCTCTCCTTAGGCATTCGGTCAAACGGTTTCGAAAGTTTGGACTGATCAAATCCATCACTGTGGTTTCTCATCCCGATTGGATTTTGGAAACGGAAAAAGAGTTGGACGATCTATTGGAAGGAAATGATCGGATAGTTCTGGGTGGGGAAAGTCGCCATCTGTCTACGTTATGTGGGCTCCAGTCCATTTCTTATGATACAAAGGATATCATTTTTATCCATGACGTGGCAAGACCTAACTTCAAACAAAACGAACTGTACCAGTTAGTGGAACAAACAAAAATTTTTGGTGGAGCCAGTCTTGTTGCTAAATCTACAGAGAGTTTAGTTCGGGTTCGCCTTCATACAAACTATACAGAAGAACCATTAAAAAGAGACGAAGTGTATTCGGTGAAAACACCGCAGTCCATTGCGGGCTTTATGATTCAGGAATTGTTAGCGGAAGGATTGGATTCTGATCTCAAAAAACATCCGACAGACCTTTGTACTTGGATGGGCAACCGAAGGGTAGGGATTGTGGAAACGGATTTTCACAATATCAAAGTCACAAGTCCAGGGGATGCTGAACTTGCTGAATCTTTGTTTTGGGAAGATTTACCTTCCGTGGAATAG
- a CDS encoding PilZ domain-containing protein gives MTLRFFNYPIPVLLVTLGFLAVPFLNVYITASLYDLDLDHFTMILSRIQPLQYVLSGLSAIIAYGLFAKRKFGYYLFLCFALLILTYNVWMVLSVTLGKKIFLAGIRIHTADIIWNMVTTTILLGTIFYFLRREIAAPYLSGIRRGWRTKYRETHPVPFHWTNSDGEREGDGQTINISRNGILIPIPKHHFLSVGDPINLLLKLEKENREPISISVQAKIVRIDKESDGGEIAGVQLFFPIHQKEEKQIYEAFLARVFAPRYPVSNPVNFFGKDNKVNQGTLLNVSMEGLYIETDSVLEQNQNCNVKIQTRSGEISVSGVVRWSNPQGKYGKPKGFGIQIDTIENKNLFRIWIWKQRFKLFHGR, from the coding sequence GTGACTTTGCGGTTCTTCAATTATCCCATTCCCGTTTTACTCGTAACCCTTGGTTTTCTAGCGGTTCCTTTTCTCAATGTTTATATTACGGCATCCTTATATGATTTGGATTTAGACCATTTTACAATGATTCTTTCTCGAATCCAACCGTTACAATATGTACTCTCGGGCCTCAGTGCCATCATCGCCTACGGACTTTTTGCCAAAAGAAAGTTTGGTTATTACCTTTTCTTATGTTTTGCCTTACTGATTCTAACTTACAATGTTTGGATGGTTCTTTCCGTAACACTCGGTAAAAAAATCTTTCTAGCAGGGATTCGCATTCATACGGCCGACATCATCTGGAATATGGTCACTACTACTATTTTGTTAGGGACTATTTTTTATTTTTTACGTCGAGAAATCGCAGCACCATACTTAAGTGGAATACGACGCGGTTGGAGAACCAAGTATAGAGAAACACATCCCGTTCCCTTCCATTGGACCAATTCAGACGGGGAACGAGAAGGTGACGGACAAACCATCAATATCTCTCGCAACGGAATCCTAATCCCCATCCCCAAACATCACTTTCTTAGTGTAGGAGACCCAATCAATCTTCTCTTAAAGTTAGAAAAGGAAAATAGAGAACCCATTTCGATTTCTGTCCAAGCAAAGATTGTTAGAATCGACAAAGAAAGTGATGGGGGTGAAATTGCAGGTGTACAACTATTTTTTCCTATCCACCAAAAAGAAGAAAAACAAATTTACGAGGCTTTTTTAGCTCGCGTATTTGCTCCGAGATATCCTGTTTCTAATCCAGTAAACTTTTTTGGAAAAGACAACAAAGTGAACCAAGGCACTTTACTCAATGTTTCGATGGAAGGTTTGTATATTGAAACCGATTCCGTATTAGAACAAAATCAAAATTGTAATGTTAAAATCCAAACTCGGTCGGGAGAAATTTCTGTATCAGGTGTGGTTCGTTGGTCCAACCCACAAGGGAAATATGGAAAACCCAAAGGATTTGGAATTCAAATTGATACCATCGAAAACAAAAACTTATTTCGCATTTGGATTTGGAAACAACGTTTTAAACTATTCCACGGAAGGTAA
- a CDS encoding Crp/Fnr family transcriptional regulator, whose amino-acid sequence MNVEHLRKYITEVRIDHFSEGTKVFSEGEDCNGKMFFVFAGELKVFKRKANGEDHFVRNIKPGEFFGEMALVFPSPRAATVVATAEDTKVGTITKEIFFAMGKESPGFLSVILHSIIGRLTSVEDMITERQQELHTIINGMASLQMDPSSTESVITNEEKTQDSE is encoded by the coding sequence ATGAACGTCGAACATTTACGAAAGTACATCACCGAAGTAAGGATTGATCATTTCTCTGAAGGAACAAAGGTCTTTTCGGAGGGCGAAGACTGTAATGGAAAAATGTTTTTTGTATTTGCGGGGGAACTAAAAGTTTTCAAACGAAAAGCAAACGGTGAAGACCATTTTGTCCGAAATATCAAACCAGGAGAATTTTTTGGGGAGATGGCACTGGTTTTTCCTTCCCCAAGAGCTGCTACTGTTGTGGCGACTGCCGAAGATACAAAAGTGGGAACCATCACCAAAGAGATATTTTTTGCAATGGGAAAAGAAAGCCCTGGATTTTTATCTGTCATTTTACATAGCATCATTGGTCGCCTAACTTCTGTCGAAGACATGATCACCGAAAGACAACAAGAGTTACATACCATCATCAATGGGATGGCCTCTCTCCAAATGGATCCCTCTTCCACAGAATCTGTCATAACCAATGAGGAGAAAACACAGGATTCTGAATAA
- a CDS encoding cyclic nucleotide-binding domain-containing protein produces the protein MNILEFMQNISTQVYLRGDVIFREGDPHDGSMYCVMSGMFAVTKRLPDGSQEIIKGLGPGEFFGELSLLTRRPRAMTISVVSTNARVGILREDQFEKLARINTHFLFQLTKSTVEKLHRAEARLTELDKLLEEIKKEEEK, from the coding sequence ATGAACATTCTGGAATTTATGCAAAATATCTCTACGCAAGTCTATTTGCGGGGCGATGTGATTTTTCGTGAAGGAGATCCACATGATGGAAGTATGTATTGTGTGATGAGTGGAATGTTTGCTGTCACCAAACGACTGCCAGATGGAAGCCAAGAGATCATCAAAGGCCTAGGCCCTGGAGAGTTTTTTGGCGAACTTTCGCTTCTCACAAGAAGACCGAGGGCCATGACCATTAGTGTGGTATCCACCAATGCAAGGGTCGGAATTTTAAGAGAGGACCAATTTGAAAAATTGGCTCGCATCAACACACATTTTTTATTCCAACTCACAAAAAGTACCGTAGAAAAACTTCATAGAGCTGAAGCAAGGCTAACAGAACTAGATAAACTTTTAGAAGAAATCAAAAAGGAAGAAGAGAAATGA
- a CDS encoding type II toxin-antitoxin system RelE family toxin — protein sequence MKFNKTALDNLNEIQNPFKKQIIKKIKEFENGLRTNTKSIQGVKGVYRIRSGDYRIIIQSLAYGEFEVIEIGIRKSIYD from the coding sequence ATGAAATTCAATAAAACTGCATTAGATAACCTTAATGAAATTCAGAATCCGTTCAAGAAGCAAATAATTAAAAAAATAAAAGAGTTCGAAAATGGATTACGGACAAATACCAAATCAATTCAGGGTGTGAAAGGAGTCTATCGAATAAGATCTGGTGATTACCGGATTATAATCCAAAGTTTGGCATATGGAGAATTTGAAGTAATTGAAATCGGGATACGGAAAAGTATTTACGATTGA
- a CDS encoding peptidoglycan-binding domain-containing protein has protein sequence MLLSLGSKGPLVATLQNNLTRLGFILKPDGIFGTATKAAVIAFQKKHGLVQDGIVGPATNSKITSELSNVNPVTAVYNTMVLQPKPTDPVPATNTSPPTSPLPISIPPVQMPPYVVTPDKPQTEAKSGSSLLLWFGVGAAAYFVMKK, from the coding sequence ATGTTACTATCACTTGGATCAAAAGGCCCATTAGTTGCCACTTTACAAAACAACCTTACTCGCTTAGGTTTTATTTTAAAACCAGATGGAATCTTTGGCACTGCAACTAAAGCAGCGGTCATTGCATTCCAGAAAAAACACGGTCTTGTTCAAGACGGAATCGTTGGCCCTGCTACAAATAGTAAGATCACATCCGAACTTTCAAATGTGAATCCAGTAACTGCAGTTTATAACACAATGGTGTTACAACCAAAGCCAACGGATCCAGTTCCAGCAACGAATACCAGTCCCCCTACATCTCCCCTTCCGATTTCAATTCCACCCGTTCAAATGCCACCGTATGTAGTAACACCTGATAAACCTCAGACAGAGGCAAAAAGTGGATCCTCCTTACTTCTTTGGTTTGGAGTTGGTGCAGCTGCTTACTTTGTGATGAAAAAATAA
- a CDS encoding VapE domain-containing protein, with protein sequence MIELVQKELQKSIPAKYYEGFFSRMTLVKMNESRIVFGLEGSGASTTKKHIENKYFNELESAVSSSVGKRKIEILVLEKIDTTKTPKQSDKIDYDGEVHKVESYLKDHLTIRYNVLNRCLEHKPKGMKDYILWSDRDFSDLYLNLRRQKEFKYVSRDTLLAILTSSFVPSFHPVREYFPSIADQWDGKTDYIGQVCSCVNVTNDIKFRQFFEKWLFASLHTLYSERPFKNEYCLIFQGSQGWFKSTFIDGLIPKALAPYYNSRIPENLKSKDLVIMASSVFIWNLDEIDSITRKKEAAELKQFLSNSVAIERAAYGRNMQSWTRISNFLGACNKVEFLIDETGNRRFIVFSLAEAIKINKFQKIPIEKFWAQVYCKYKKAKTSQIYMSPEEKLAIAANNLQYEYHNNDYEIILKYFQMLPLNQYDSKNKNHQWLSATDIFLFIHSKHPTFKMNTAWIGRGLMQLKFEKRRTNANGKQFLVSIQNQKN encoded by the coding sequence ATGATTGAACTCGTACAAAAAGAACTTCAAAAATCGATCCCAGCCAAATATTACGAAGGCTTTTTCTCAAGGATGACTCTTGTTAAAATGAATGAGTCTAGAATTGTTTTCGGATTAGAAGGATCGGGAGCTTCCACAACAAAGAAGCATATTGAAAACAAATATTTCAATGAACTTGAATCAGCCGTTTCCTCTTCGGTTGGAAAAAGGAAAATTGAAATCCTTGTATTAGAAAAAATAGATACAACGAAAACACCGAAGCAATCTGATAAAATCGATTATGACGGCGAAGTTCACAAGGTAGAATCATATTTAAAAGATCATCTTACGATTCGTTATAATGTTTTAAATCGATGTCTCGAACACAAACCAAAAGGAATGAAAGATTATATCCTTTGGAGTGATCGGGATTTCTCCGACCTTTATTTAAACCTAAGAAGACAGAAAGAATTTAAGTATGTTTCGAGAGATACTCTCCTTGCTATACTTACTTCTAGTTTTGTTCCTTCTTTCCATCCAGTTAGAGAATACTTCCCTTCTATTGCAGACCAATGGGATGGGAAGACTGATTACATAGGTCAAGTTTGCTCATGTGTCAATGTAACGAATGATATCAAGTTTAGACAATTCTTTGAAAAATGGCTTTTCGCTTCCTTGCATACATTGTATTCAGAGAGACCATTTAAGAATGAATACTGCTTGATCTTCCAAGGTTCGCAAGGCTGGTTTAAATCTACTTTCATCGATGGACTAATTCCAAAGGCACTCGCACCTTATTATAACTCAAGAATTCCAGAGAATTTAAAATCAAAAGACTTGGTAATCATGGCTTCAAGTGTTTTCATTTGGAACCTCGATGAAATCGACAGTATCACAAGAAAAAAGGAAGCGGCTGAACTTAAACAGTTCTTATCCAATTCGGTAGCCATCGAAAGAGCGGCTTACGGTCGCAATATGCAATCATGGACTAGGATATCAAATTTTCTAGGTGCATGTAACAAAGTTGAATTTCTCATCGATGAGACTGGAAACAGGAGGTTTATTGTCTTCTCACTTGCCGAAGCTATCAAGATAAACAAATTCCAAAAGATACCGATTGAAAAGTTTTGGGCACAAGTTTACTGCAAATACAAAAAAGCAAAAACTTCTCAGATCTATATGTCACCAGAAGAGAAGTTAGCCATTGCAGCTAACAACTTACAATACGAATATCATAACAATGATTATGAAATCATTCTTAAATATTTCCAAATGCTTCCTTTAAACCAATATGATTCTAAAAACAAAAATCATCAATGGTTGAGTGCAACAGATATCTTTTTATTCATCCACTCAAAGCATCCAACTTTTAAAATGAACACTGCCTGGATTGGAAGAGGATTGATGCAACTAAAATTCGAGAAAAGAAGAACCAATGCAAATGGTAAACAATTTCTCGTTTCAATCCAAAATCAAAAAAATTAG
- a CDS encoding tyrosine-type recombinase/integrase, which yields MEKLKLSNILNLPVSKRELNRFLSFYKSLNGKQITSEAIIRYLLTRRQAGITSKTLKADKSAILHCLKILSLGSEKSQLELTKIRSIVHESVKLHCPPTRIRETDLISESEMKLFMKQAPLRLRLIAYFLWTTGLRPHELLNLKWKDGIQKGEFVEFTLKGKGERIRHILAPSELVAKLFPTFQSKDYLFANLKGEQLTQNALNKMFSRYGVRILGRRVFPYLFRHTFATSQIKAGIDIGAISEFMGNSPELLVRVYLHSSMKADSIMNQYQRIA from the coding sequence ATGGAAAAATTAAAACTCTCTAATATTCTAAATCTTCCTGTTAGCAAAAGAGAACTCAACAGGTTCTTATCCTTTTATAAGTCGCTTAACGGTAAACAAATCACCTCAGAAGCTATCATCCGTTATCTTCTCACACGAAGACAAGCTGGTATCACTTCTAAAACTTTGAAGGCAGACAAATCTGCTATTTTGCACTGCCTAAAAATCCTCTCCCTTGGTTCAGAAAAATCACAACTCGAACTGACTAAGATCCGATCCATTGTGCATGAATCAGTAAAACTCCATTGCCCACCTACCAGAATTAGAGAAACCGATTTAATCTCTGAATCGGAAATGAAATTATTTATGAAGCAAGCCCCTTTACGGCTACGACTGATTGCATACTTCCTATGGACTACTGGCCTTAGACCTCACGAACTTTTAAACCTAAAATGGAAAGACGGAATTCAAAAAGGCGAGTTTGTAGAATTCACATTAAAGGGCAAGGGAGAAAGGATCCGACATATCTTAGCACCTTCTGAACTTGTCGCAAAGCTATTCCCTACCTTCCAATCCAAAGACTATCTATTTGCAAATTTAAAGGGAGAACAACTTACTCAGAACGCACTAAACAAAATGTTTTCTCGTTATGGAGTAAGGATCTTAGGAAGAAGAGTTTTCCCCTATTTGTTCAGACATACCTTTGCCACCTCACAAATCAAAGCTGGTATCGATATCGGAGCAATCTCCGAATTTATGGGAAACTCACCTGAACTCTTAGTAAGGGTATATCTCCACTCATCTATGAAAGCAGACTCAATCATGAACCAATACCAACGTATAGCATAA
- a CDS encoding AraC family transcriptional regulator, whose amino-acid sequence MIYETFSPSLDLSSLIKCFWTLVVEDSSPYSKQRIVPDGCMELAFNFGDPIKRFTNDYEFVIQPWACFIGQITEPFYIKPTGSVNTFSVRFFPYGIANFLDKPMDHYANREITLDQLFGFNSARELENQIRKAYDTPTRIRVMEDSLTTKLRDEITSDRILKNTIDTILESKGYDSIDSILGEGNLSRRQLERKFKKQIGLSPKKLAKIIRMQAALKILIHRQSGKLTDIAYESNYFDQAHFIKDFKEFTGLSPKQFIGDDGMLLSSLFYKNDRYVVFLQFVDYFLLYHNAIKRINN is encoded by the coding sequence TTGATTTACGAGACATTTTCTCCATCACTTGATTTGAGTTCTTTGATAAAATGTTTTTGGACATTGGTTGTAGAGGATTCGAGTCCTTATTCCAAACAACGAATTGTCCCTGACGGTTGTATGGAATTGGCATTTAATTTTGGAGATCCAATTAAGCGGTTTACGAATGACTATGAATTTGTGATTCAACCGTGGGCTTGTTTTATAGGCCAAATCACGGAACCGTTTTATATAAAACCTACGGGATCTGTGAACACTTTTTCTGTGAGATTTTTTCCTTATGGCATCGCTAATTTTTTAGATAAACCAATGGATCATTATGCTAACCGGGAAATTACTCTTGATCAATTGTTTGGATTCAACTCTGCAAGAGAACTAGAGAATCAAATTCGTAAGGCTTACGATACACCCACTCGCATTCGAGTTATGGAAGATTCTCTTACAACAAAACTCCGAGATGAAATTACTTCAGATCGAATCCTAAAAAATACCATCGATACTATTTTAGAATCTAAAGGTTATGATTCCATTGATTCAATTTTGGGTGAAGGAAATTTAAGCAGAAGGCAACTAGAAAGAAAATTTAAAAAACAAATTGGACTCAGTCCCAAAAAGTTAGCAAAAATTATTCGGATGCAAGCAGCATTAAAAATTCTGATTCACAGGCAATCTGGAAAATTAACTGATATTGCCTATGAAAGTAATTATTTTGATCAGGCTCATTTTATTAAAGATTTTAAGGAATTTACAGGTTTAAGTCCAAAACAGTTTATTGGCGATGATGGAATGTTGCTTTCTTCATTATTTTATAAAAACGATAGATATGTCGTTTTTTTACAATTTGTAGATTACTTTCTATTGTATCATAATGCAATCAAAAGGATAAATAATTAA
- a CDS encoding VOC family protein has protein sequence MKQYITTTIILLWGLGLTSCKEESQFGAVTEKVGDYRMKNTISIVEIPASDLSRAIIFYQAILSVTIERMTMGGTEMGVLPAENGSVNVVIVKGKDYTPTKNGVLVYLNLGMDLQPALDQVEKSGGKILLSKTLIDPEMGYYALVIDSEGNRVGFHSKN, from the coding sequence ATGAAACAATACATCACAACGACCATTATATTATTGTGGGGATTGGGATTGACTTCTTGTAAAGAAGAAAGTCAATTTGGTGCAGTTACAGAGAAAGTTGGAGATTACAGAATGAAAAATACAATATCAATTGTGGAAATTCCCGCCTCTGATTTATCCAGAGCCATAATCTTTTATCAAGCTATCCTCAGCGTTACTATAGAAAGAATGACTATGGGTGGTACGGAAATGGGTGTTTTACCAGCAGAAAATGGATCGGTCAATGTTGTAATTGTTAAAGGAAAAGATTATACTCCTACAAAAAATGGTGTATTAGTTTATTTGAATCTTGGTATGGATTTACAACCGGCTTTGGACCAAGTAGAGAAAAGTGGTGGTAAAATTCTTTTATCAAAAACCTTAATTGATCCAGAGATGGGGTACTATGCTTTAGTCATTGATTCTGAAGGAAACCGGGTGGGGTTCCATTCCAAAAATTAA
- a CDS encoding FG-GAP repeat protein gives MKLSNSFCPDKNLLEKWSPYIFLSLLPESSVTISNLTNHSIVETGFVVGTAPAGHPFVNVWTDDIRHTEVPIIDGTWRYPLPARAVTNTFWTYGSLHSISVHLPFEKPKTIQVRMGTNHDTDGDGYPDLIVSATPANNVQGYGYVYRTNSLTKQLTTSPVTTLTDGQTTATYFGCRIGSGDFNGDGYADILVGAQAFIGAIGRVYVFLSKGQQGIPSQNLNTGGSADAILDGVTGGGRFGTNIIGADINRDGYDDGIFASPWENELFIFYSQGTNAFSSLNTNSANFVFKNPFPANPDDNFGTYAYAGDVNGDGFLDLVVSAATHSSDLGRIYIFVSNQGTLPNQPQQFLYPPTNPAPGCAGGCRFGTNFALDYFNSDKCIDLAVGAPTFNSNQGIVFVYHSSCDATNPYSNPPVATLIGPPTNSCNGNNCSFGGNLASGDTNGDGLPDLLIGATGASSGIGDVYLVLNDPNTGLRNMNLSAGGAADSLFSGSIANRNFSQGLQFQDTNADGLQDIVISEPLTTNLVYTFHSIRGGVPASQNLNGPTGVTSQTLAPPAGNSLGNTIAELRIKAEDYLWALVTKTKVYFGWI, from the coding sequence ATGAAACTTTCCAATTCGTTCTGCCCAGATAAAAATCTTTTGGAAAAATGGTCACCTTATATTTTTTTATCTCTACTTCCTGAATCTAGTGTAACCATCTCTAACCTAACAAACCACTCCATTGTAGAAACAGGTTTTGTTGTGGGGACAGCACCGGCCGGCCATCCCTTCGTCAATGTTTGGACCGATGATATTCGACATACAGAAGTTCCCATTATCGATGGAACCTGGCGTTATCCCTTACCAGCAAGAGCAGTCACAAACACCTTTTGGACCTACGGAAGTCTCCATTCGATTTCAGTTCATTTACCATTCGAAAAACCAAAAACCATCCAAGTAAGAATGGGAACCAATCATGATACCGATGGAGATGGGTATCCCGATTTGATTGTGTCGGCGACACCTGCTAATAATGTCCAAGGATATGGTTATGTGTATCGAACTAATTCGTTAACGAAGCAACTAACAACATCACCCGTGACTACGCTAACGGACGGACAAACTACTGCAACCTATTTCGGATGTCGTATTGGATCAGGAGACTTTAATGGAGATGGATATGCAGATATTTTAGTTGGTGCACAAGCCTTTATTGGTGCAATAGGAAGGGTCTATGTATTTTTAAGCAAGGGCCAGCAAGGCATCCCTTCTCAAAATCTAAATACAGGGGGATCTGCCGATGCGATTCTGGATGGAGTGACTGGTGGTGGAAGATTTGGAACAAATATCATCGGAGCAGATATCAATCGCGATGGTTATGATGACGGGATTTTTGCATCGCCATGGGAAAACGAATTATTTATTTTCTATAGCCAAGGTACAAATGCATTTTCATCACTAAACACGAATTCAGCGAATTTTGTTTTTAAAAATCCTTTCCCAGCAAATCCAGATGATAATTTTGGCACGTACGCTTATGCAGGGGATGTCAATGGAGACGGCTTCCTAGATTTAGTTGTCAGTGCAGCAACCCATTCCTCTGATTTAGGTAGGATTTATATTTTTGTATCCAACCAAGGAACTTTGCCGAACCAACCACAACAATTTCTATACCCACCCACAAATCCAGCACCAGGATGTGCGGGAGGTTGTCGGTTTGGAACTAATTTCGCATTAGATTATTTCAATTCCGACAAATGTATTGATTTAGCTGTTGGTGCACCTACCTTCAATTCAAACCAAGGAATTGTCTTCGTATACCATTCCTCTTGTGATGCCACAAATCCCTATTCAAATCCACCAGTAGCAACACTCATTGGCCCTCCCACAAATAGTTGTAACGGTAATAATTGTTCCTTCGGAGGTAACCTAGCTTCCGGCGATACCAATGGTGATGGATTGCCCGATTTACTAATAGGAGCCACAGGTGCTAGTTCCGGGATCGGTGACGTTTATTTAGTGTTAAATGACCCAAACACAGGATTACGCAATATGAATCTAAGTGCTGGGGGAGCGGCAGATAGTTTATTTTCAGGTTCGATCGCGAATCGTAACTTTTCTCAGGGACTTCAGTTCCAAGACACCAATGCGGATGGCCTCCAAGACATTGTCATCTCAGAACCACTTACCACAAATCTAGTGTATACTTTTCATAGCATACGAGGTGGTGTTCCCGCAAGCCAAAACTTAAATGGACCAACGGGCGTGACAAGCCAAACCCTCGCCCCACCGGCAGGAAATTCCTTGGGAAATACGATTGCAGAGTTGAGAATCAAGGCAGAAGATTATCTTTGGGCATTGGTAACTAAAACGAAAGTATATTTCGGATGGATTTAG